In a genomic window of Procambarus clarkii isolate CNS0578487 chromosome 10, FALCON_Pclarkii_2.0, whole genome shotgun sequence:
- the Ak1 gene encoding adenylate kinase isoenzyme 1 isoform X6, translating to MAPVERKQLDLKPLKDSKLPVIFVLGGPGCGKGTQCDKIVQKYGYTHLSSGDLLREEVSSGSERGKSLNAIMEKGDLVPLEVVLDLLAEAMLARVSTSKGFLIDGYPREQAQGVQFEQSIMPCTKVLYFEVPDEVMVERLLHRAKTSGRVDDNEETIKKRLATFHKHSKPVIDYYKDKCSTIVALSSPDDVFAEVQKALGNLQ from the exons GCTCCCGTAGAGAGGAAACAGCTGGACTTGAAGCCCCTCAAGGACTCCAAACTACCTGTCATCTTCGTCTTGG GAGGACCCGGGTGCGGGAAGGGGACGCAGTGTGACAAGATCGTGCAGAAGTATGGCTACACCCACCTCTCCTCCGGCGACCTGCTGAGGGAGGAGGTCAGCTCGGGCTCGGAGCGGGGCAAGAGTCTCAACGCCATCATGGAGAAGGGCGACCTCGTCCCTCTG GAGGTGGTGTTGGACCTGCTGGCGGAGGCCATGCTGGCGCGGGTCTCCACCTCCAAAGGCTTCCTCATCGACGGTTATCCTCGAGAACAGGCCCAGGGCGTCCAGTTCGAGCAGTCG ATCATGCCGTGTACCAAGGTGCTGTACTTCGAGGTCCCCGACGAGGTGATGGTGGAGCGACTCCTGCACCGCGCTAAGACTTCCGGCCGCGTCGACGACAACGAGGAGACCATCAAGAAGCGACTGGCAACTTTCCACAAGCACTCCAAGCCCGTCATCGACTACTACAAGGACAAGTGCAGCACCATCGTGGCCCTCAGCTCTCCTGATGATGTATTTGCCGAAGTACAGAAAGCTCTTGGCAACTTGCAGTAA